Proteins from a genomic interval of Callospermophilus lateralis isolate mCalLat2 chromosome 1, mCalLat2.hap1, whole genome shotgun sequence:
- the LOC143400136 gene encoding olfactory receptor 7A10-like, which produces MEPGNDTLRLEFLLLGLSEDPELQPLIFGFFLSMYLVTVLGNLLIILAVISDSHLHTPMYFFLSNLSFVDICFTSTTIPKMLVNIQTQSKAISYAGCITQIHFFVIFAELDIFLLTVMAYDRYVAICQPLHYMVIMNHRLCVMLVLVSWVGSFLHAILQSLMVLQLSFYTDLEIPHVFCELNQVVHLACSDTFLNDLVMYITAVFLGGGPLTGILYSYCKIVSSIRAISSAQGKYKAFSTCASHLSVVSLFYGTSLGVYLSSAVTQNSHTIATASVMYTVVTPMLNPFIYSLRNKDIKSALRRLCEKD; this is translated from the coding sequence ATGGAACCAGGGAATGATACTCTACGTTTAGAATTCCTTCTTCTGGGACTTTCAGAAGACCCAGAACTGCAACCCCTAATCTTCGGATTCTTCCTCTCCATGTACTTGGTCACTGTGCTGgggaacctgctcatcatcctggctGTCATCTCAGACTCCCACCTGCACacgcccatgtacttcttcctctccaacctgtcctttGTGGACATCTGCTTCACCTCCACCACCATCCCCAAGATGCTGGTGAACATCCAGACACAGAGCAAGGCCATTTCCTATGCAGGCTGCATCACCCAGATTCACTTTTTTGTTATCTTTGCTGAGTTAGACATTTTTCTGTTGACTGTGATGGCCTATGACCGGTATGTGGCCATCTGCCAACCCCTGCACtacatggtcatcatgaaccaCAGGCTCTGTGTAATGCTAGTTCTGGTGTCCTGGGTTGGGAgttttttacatgcaattttgcAAAGCTTAATGGTGTTGCAGCTGTCCTTCTACACAGACTTGGAAATCCCACATGTTTTCTGTGAACTTAACCAGGTGGTTCACCTTGCCTGCTCTGACACCTTTCTTAATGACCTGGTGATGTATATTACAGCTGTCTTCCTGGGAGGTGGCCCTCTCACTGGCATCCTTTACTCTTACTGCAAGATAGTGTCCTCCATCCGTGCAATCTCTTCAGCTCAGGGCAAGTacaaagccttctccacctgtgcaTCTCACCTCTCTGTGGTCTCCTTATTTTATGGCACAAGCCTAGGTGTGTACCTCAGTTCTGCTGTGACtcaaaactcacacaccattGCAACTGCTTCAGTGATGTACACTGTGGtcacccccatgctgaaccccttcatctacagTCTGAGGAACAAGGACATCAAGAGTGCTCTGAGAAGACTCTGTGAGAAAGATTAA